Genomic segment of Syntrophorhabdus sp.:
GATGGCCTTCGATGCAAAGGCTCTGAACAGATATTTCCCATCAAGTATTTGGCATTTGGCACGAATCTGCGCGAGGTGATAACCGCAAAGAATACCTCGGAGTTGATCGACCACATATACAGGAACGGCTATGTCAGTCCATGACTCTGAATCTTTGGTGATGATCACATCTCCCTGCTTAACGGTGAACTTCTTGATTTCCGCTCTTGTTGCGGTTGCTTGCATGAACTCGAAATCGTCCGTGATGAACTCGTTCTTGTAAACGTCGATATAGTTGCAAAGGCGAACTGGTTCCTCTCCTTCAATAGTGTTCTTGTCCACATTGCTGAATTGCACAGATGCAGTGTATTTCAGTTTACGGATCTCCCAATGCTCCGGAATCTCCCCCAACCACTCCACGCCGGATGGTTTGTATGCCGGGTATGTTGCTCGTTTGCCTTTCTGCACTGAAGGGATCACGAGTTATCCCCTTTGCCCGGCCCGTATTTGCCGCCTTTACTCTGGCGTTTCTTCTTGCCGGGTTGCTCCTTACGCTCCGTCTCCAGCGTCTTCG
This window contains:
- a CDS encoding restriction endonuclease subunit S; translated protein: MIPSVQKGKRATYPAYKPSGVEWLGEIPEHWEIRKLKYTASVQFSNVDKNTIEGEEPVRLCNYIDVYKNEFITDDFEFMQATATRAEIKKFTVKQGDVIITKDSESWTDIAVPVYVVDQLRGILCGYHLAQIRAKCQILDGKYLFRAFASKAINYQFQVASTGITRYGLGNYWLENGLLVLPPFPEQHAIAVFLDRETSRIDELITKKQRQIELLQEKRSALISHVVTKGLDPDVK